The Candidatus Methylomirabilota bacterium nucleotide sequence CGGGCCGTCCGGCGACGTGCTCGAGCGCCTCGCGCCACGCCTCGGCCTCCTCGGCGGTCGGGGGCTCGGCGCTTCGGTAATCCTGCTTCGCGATGAACCGCGCCAGCGCGCCGCGGAGGCGCGCCAGCTGGGGGGCGATCGCCCGATCGAGCGCGGTGACCCGCGCCGGGTCCCTCACGAGGCTCCGCAGCCCGCGGAGGTGGGGCCGGCACGGGAGCCCCGGCCCCCGCGCCGCCCCCGCCAGGGCCGCGGGCTCCAGCAGCGTCCGGAGATACTCCTCGGCGCGATGCCGGAGGGTCGCGCAAGCGGGGCACGCGACCCGCCCGGGAGCGCCGGGGCCCAGCAGGCCCTCGGCGATCAGCGCGACCGAGAGGATCCCGTCGGTCGCTCCCGGCAGGAGTCCCGTGTGCCAGCCACAGAATCCGCCCGCCTTGCGGAGCGCCGCGCGCCCCTCGGGATCCATCGTCTGCTCCCGGAGAAAGGCCGCGAGGTCCCGGCGCGCGTCGGCCTCGAGGCACCGGCAGACCGGGCAGCCGGACTCGGTGAACGCGGCGACCAGACGCTGGGCGGCGCTGGACCGGGGGCGGCCCGCGGCGGGCGCGTTCGCCATCCCTCAGGCGGGAAGCCGGTGGACGCGGTTCCGCAGGGTGCCGATCGGCTCGATGGTGATGCTGACGACGTCTCCCGGCTCGAGGGCGTGGGGGTCCGGCACCAGGATGCCGGTCCCCGTGGAGAGGACCGCGCCGGGCGGGATCGGGTTGTAACGCGTGAGCCAGTCGACCAGCTCCTCACAGCGGCGCTTGAGGTCGCGGGTGCTCGCCTGCCCCTCGTAGAGCCGGCGGCTGCCGCGCTCGATTGTGCACTGGATCTGGAGGGCGTGAGGGTCGGGCACGGTGGTGGGGGTCGCCATCACGGGCCCGAACGCGAAGCTCCCCTGGAAGATCTTCGACTGCGGGAGGAAGAGCGGGTTCTCGCGCTCGATGTCCCAGGCCGAGAGGTCGTTCCCGACGGTGTAGCCGACGATCTCACCGTCGCTGCCGAGCACCACCGCGAGCTCCGCTTCCACGGCCGTCAGCTTCGAGTCCCCTCGCAGCCCGATCGGAGCGTGCGGACCGGCGCACCGGGACGCCGTCGCCTTGAAGAAGAGCTCCGGGCGCTCGGATTCGTAGACGTAGTCGTAGATGCCCTTGACGCGCCCGGTATGGCCCGTCTCGTGCTCGGCGTAGTACTCGGCGCTCCGACGATAGGTGATTCCCGCGCCCCAGACCTCCGGGGGATCGAGCGGGGCGAGGAGGCCCGGCCGACGGCCGGCCGGGGCGCGATCGAGCGCGCGCCACGGGTGGCGGGGCCGCCGCCCTCGCGCGAGGCGGCGCGCGAGCCGCTCGATGCCCCTCGCCGAGCGACCGCGCCGTATCAGGTCCAGGACGGACGCGACCCCCTCGCGGGGCGCCGTGATGTCGACCACCGTATCTCCCTCGACGACGCCGACCCGGCGGCCCCCACGCGCACCCTGGAACTGACAGAGCTTCACCGGCTTCTCTCCCCGATCGTCGTCAGCCGGGGCTGCGCCGCCTCGGCGTCGAGGTCCCGTCCCGAGCCACTCCGAGGCGCGGGTGTGCGGCAGCCCCAGCCGATCCAGCACCCGCGCGATCGTGTGGGAAGCCGCGCGCTACGGCAGCCGGAAGCGGCGCCGGTAAACCTCCTCGCGGGTCTTCTGGTACAGGATGTCCCACTCCGCGCTCCCCTCGGGTGCGGGCCGCGCGTAGCTGCCCAGGATCTTGCGCACCTCGGCGTCGATCGTCTCCTCCACCCGCGTCTCGTCCGACAGGGTACGGATGATCTCGGTCC carries:
- a CDS encoding DUF507 family protein, with product MKFSRERVFHLAVRLTDELLATDGVTALKAADELRTEIIRTLSDETRVEETIDAEVRKILGSYARPAPEGSAEWDILYQKTREEVYRRRFRLP
- a CDS encoding fumarylacetoacetate hydrolase family protein, yielding MKLCQFQGARGGRRVGVVEGDTVVDITAPREGVASVLDLIRRGRSARGIERLARRLARGRRPRHPWRALDRAPAGRRPGLLAPLDPPEVWGAGITYRRSAEYYAEHETGHTGRVKGIYDYVYESERPELFFKATASRCAGPHAPIGLRGDSKLTAVEAELAVVLGSDGEIVGYTVGNDLSAWDIERENPLFLPQSKIFQGSFAFGPVMATPTTVPDPHALQIQCTIERGSRRLYEGQASTRDLKRRCEELVDWLTRYNPIPPGAVLSTGTGILVPDPHALEPGDVVSITIEPIGTLRNRVHRLPA